The window cttgcaatattgCTAGCCcaacgtcctggagctagcgattttttcagtcgggctaccaaaatctatctcttccctgcccgtcgggctattgtaggaaggaaaaatatatgtcaatgcttttgcattctgtcagaaatgtagctggataattatgtcattggcatcggtgagccactgtcaatatgtgacatattgaaatcgcgtttgaatttgtgtttgtttttttgctttcactttgcaatcgtgcaaactgtgtatagagagcgacagcactgatctgtgagtgatgataatttgtgcaccaattcctctgacatcgtcttattaatcgttagcttactatgcaaacatgacaagtgaaatctcccacagcttaaacatgtgagaggttgatcgcacagagaatcgctgagcttatgtgagtgcgtgtgtaaaagcatttcagttctgctgagccaaacaagacaggtcagggtgaagaagtgacagccaaagaaaagcttaccacaaaacggagaagttatgacaaatcagactataaggcaaaaagaaagtgcagctttatggtttcatggacaaaagaatttctgtggctgcaatatgacgagctaaataaccggggctgcacataagtggtccgcaggtgcgcattcgctgtcaaaataaaaaacacgcacaagggttagggttaaatttaaaaactgtacttttgagttaaaatatatatttataattttaataaatgacaaattaaaaaggcatgaacattgcttttgtatcgaaaaaatatcgaaccgtgacaccaaagtatcgaaccgaaccgaaccgtgaattttgtgtatcgttgcacccctaatatatatatatatatgtatatatatatatatatatatatatatatatatatatatataaaaacacccagcacgcccctgcgggcggtttatccttcaagctcgggtcctctaccagaggcctgggagcttgagggtcctgcgcagtatcttagctgttcccaggactgcgctcttctggacagagatctccgatgttgttcccgggatctgctggagccactcgcctagcttgggagtcaccgcacctagtgctccgattaccacggggaccaccgttaccttcaccctccacatcctctcgagctcttctctgagcccttggtatttctccagcttctcgtgttccttcttcctgatattgctgtcattcggaactgctacatcgatcactacggccgtcttcttctgtttgtctaccaccactatgtccggttggttagccaccaccattttgtatatatatatatatatatatatatatatatatatatatatatatatatatatatatatatatatatatatataagaaaatAACCCTAACCACTCTATTAGCTTCCTGCCTTGAAACACAGCACCTCCTCTCTTTCCACACGCTtcagcgcccccccccccccccccccaacacacacacacctgccatTTTAAGATGGGTGTAACGAAAATGTGGTGAcgtgtgaaaactttttttcccgTTCAGACTACTTTCATTTCTCTGTAAGAAAGAGTCACACAGCCATAGTTACTGAGAGGtgaaatggaacaaaaaagGATTAAGCTGGACTTGGACGCCTTCTCATGTTCAATCTGCTTGGATTTACTGAAGGATCCGGTGACTAttccctgtggacacagctactgcagGAACTGTATTAAAACCCACTTTAATGAAGAGGATGAGAAGCAGAAAATTCACAGCTGCCCTCAATGCCACAAAACCTTCAGACCGAGGCCTGCACTTGAAAAAAGCACCATGTTAGCAGCTTtagtggagcagctgaagaagactggactccaagctgctccagctgatcactgctatgctggacctgaagatgtggcctgtgatgtctgcactggGAGGAAGCTGAAAGCCATCAAGTCCTGTTTATCTTGTCCGGCCtcttactgtgagaaacacctCCAACCTCACTATGATGCAGCtccattaaagaaacacaagctggtggccccctccaagaagctccaggacaacatctgctctcgtcatgatgaggtgatgaagattttctgtcgtactgatcagcagagtatctgttatctctgcacaatggatgaacataaaggccatgaaacagtcccagctgcagcagaaaggactgagaagcagaaggagctCGAGGTGAGACGactaaacatccagcagagaatccaggagcgagagaaagatgtgaagctgcttcaacaggaggtggaggccatcaatggctctgctgataaagcagtggaggacagtgagaagatgttcactgagctgatccgtctcatccagaaaagaagctctgatgtgaagcagcaggtcagatcccagcaggaaactgaagtgagtcgagtcaaagagcttcaggagaagctggagcaggagatcgctgagctgaagaggaaagacggcgagctggagcagctctcacacacagaggatcacaaccagtttctacacaactacccctcactgtcagcactcagtgagtctacacactcatccagcatcaatattCGTCCTCTGAGgtactttgaggatgtgacagcagctgtgtcagagaccagagataaactacaggacattctgagagaggaatggacaaacatctcactgacagtcactgaagtggatgttttactgtcaccaccagagccaaagaccagagctggattcttaaaatattcacgTCAAATCACAttggatccaaacacagcacacagacgTCTGTTATTATCGGAgaggaacaaaaaaacaacatttatgaaacaaaaacaatcttattctgatcatccagacagattttcTGAATGGGAGAGGGTCCTGAGTAGAGAGAGTCTGACTggacgttgttactgggaggtggagtggagagggagaggagttGATGTAGCAGTCGCATACAAGAATATCAGCAGAGCAGGGAGCTCAAATGAGTGTGCATTTGGTGGAAATGACAAATCTTGGTCATTATGTTGTGAGACAAACAGCTATGTTCTTTGGCACAACAATGTCCACACTGACCTCTCAGGTCCTCAGTcctccagagtaggagtgtacctggatcacagagcaggtattctgtctttctacagcgtttctgaaaccatgactctcctccacagagtccagaccacattcactcagccgctctatgctggaGTTCGGCTTTTAGATCACGGAGACACTGCAGCGTTCATTAAAGTGAAATAGTCAGAAGTCAGTATTGGACAATTCGTTAAAATATGTGTCTGACTTTCCAGTTACTTGGTAAGATTTATTTATCTCATGTGAAGAACAAaattcacaaagtgctttacaatacaGAAATAGGTATAGAACAAATTAAAATAGCATAAACAGATGAAACTATATAAAACCAAACCAGCACAGGCAATTTTtaagtttctttttaacaatATCAACAGTGTCCACAGATTTTAGCTCCAGTAGAAGCGAGGTGCACGGTACCACTcattggctgtgtcccaattcagggtctgcacgcttgaagtacgcgcactacacgtactacgtacggtgcgtactataagtatgagaagtgcggaagtgagaggcttgtgaaattggacggtcgtCGCgttgttcaggttgcctagcaaccatgatactaaccgcgagaaacGTTACATATAGCATTGTGTGAcataaatgaaggagaaaaatgttttgttggtcattcatttttgtcatgacatcactttgattagttgagtatctgaggctgagaccacgggactgtagaacatgattgttgggcttcatttctgtgctgagcAGTCATTgcaagattagttagtaaatagcaattagttaatgttgttcatgagactaaaatcatctcactgtggtaatgtaaatataatatggccaatattatagtattgtcagattattatgatgtaatatatatatatatatatatatatatatatatatatatatatatatatatatatatatatgtgtgtatatgtagaggctttaaaaccaagctgaagctgaaagtacaaacatcactaatgtcacataactttgccgacatgtggccaacagtaatgttttaatgtttttcgttattaaacattcgcacataaataagtgacgtcatattcagtaattacttttgacagttcactcttcggccgctcccttctgccgtattttgcggcaaaattatccacacccaccaccGCGCTATggattgtgggatatatgggaccacgaagcgtgcaccggaccacgcttgatatttggggaaaccgacggcgcatttggagtatgcatttgaagtacacttcgaattgggacagccgtcgtcgcgtggcggtgacgtaatcacacttaaaatgcgtacttcaagcgtgcagaccctgaattgggacacagctattGTCACTGAGAGCTCATTGTTCTTTCCTCTCTGCAGATCACCTGTCAGTCACACTGCACTTGCTGTGTTTCATAgctcattttttgttgttgcgcTTGATCACATAAATCTATAATTACAATcacattctttaaaaaattTTCTTATTGTACTAAATGAAATTGTAAGACATTGTAGAATGACGTCAAAGTGACACCAGAAAGTAAATTCTGCCAAACCAAAGAGTATTTGTACTCTGCAGAAGATCATAATGTTATTAAATGAACCTTGGCCTTTGggggctttttgttgttgtttttttttaaacattgttttgtGAAAACTATAACACATGAAGCTCAGATCATGTTACACACTGAGTAAGACAAATGATTTCACACAGAGTTACACGTATAGTGATGGAAaaaatttcagtgtttgttgtttctttgtaaagGATTTTATACAGAGTCAGTCTGAAGAGTTATTAAATGTAAATCCTGCTTTGTGGAGTTTGTTACATATTCTGAACGGATGCATGCTGACTTTCTTTGAGAAAAtgtttttggggattttttttaattttggggatttttgtgtattttatcgATGTTGGTGTGGTTATCTAACTCATTACTCTTGTATTTTTATATCATATGTGGTATAACAGATGTTTTTCTAAAGTGTCTATTAATCATCATTTATAAGGATTTAATTAAGTCAGGTGTGGCTGTGAATGAGTACCAGGAATATGTACGCTTTACGGTAATTTGGGGGAAATTACAGACCTGGACAGTGTGTTATGGAACAACTTTAATGTGATATGAGACTTGTATTAAAAAAGTCCTCttgattttcttttgatttatgCTGAAATAAAGATTTGTTTGTGGAAGATTGTTTCTGGTACACATGACTTTCAGTCACAAAAACCTGTTGCTAAGCTACTTCTCATAATCTTTACAATCTAATCAAAAGtgcagaaaaataataatttctttttttcagccagTGGATGAAAATTCAGCTCAGAAAACACAAGTACATTTTTTAACATCTAACCGAGTCATCAGCTTAGTGCCTGTCTCTGAAGTCTGCTGTGTGTATGTTCAACTGtaaactcagagaaacacacccacacaaacacacacacacatacatacacacacgcacaaacctGTTCTGACTCGTGCTGATGACTCAGTATACTGATTGTGGTTTCTTTCATATTGCTGTTCATTTGTCGTTGCTGCTTCTGGCTTTTTAGATTGCCgattctctgtttctctctctgctttggTTAAAGAATCATTTTTATGTGTCAATCATTATCGATGTGTTTTAATTTCGTTATTTCAGTTGAAGATTTCCCCTGATTTGCATATTGTCTGTTCGGTTGCAGGACGTTGATACAGAACCCGTCACTGGGTGCCTTTATTAACTTTTCCATTGTGCGTGCGTTATGGTGTTGAGCTGTTATTCACAGAGTTTTTGTGGACTTTTCTACTGTTTTAAATGAGCAGCCTAACAAGATGGAAATAAGGTATACAGGGATTATAGAGGGTGAACACTAAGTTCCTCAACCTGAGGGACTCAAATCAGCAACTAGTCAGCTGCTCCTACCTCCTGTGTTCCCATTAGCTGCCCATTTATTATTTCTAGCTGCCTACACTAACATAGTAATTAAACTCTTCTGAAGctcctttttaaataaactctTACTAAACGTTTACTAATGATTTTACTGATTCAGGTGAGACTACCACAGTGTGACATGTTGAAATTCCCACCTATTGTCTCTCCAGTACAGGTCTAGCTGTTTTCCTACCATTATTATCAAACAGCCTTTCACCTACTGACATGTATGACCACTGTCACAGTCGTGCTATGCCTAGTTCCAAATCACTTATTCTCCTGATACAACAGTTTTCCAATCCCTATAATTATAAGAAATTA of the Astatotilapia calliptera unplaced genomic scaffold, fAstCal1.2 U_scaffold_1, whole genome shotgun sequence genome contains:
- the LOC113017264 gene encoding tripartite motif-containing protein 16-like; the protein is MEQKRIKLDLDAFSCSICLDLLKDPVTIPCGHSYCRNCIKTHFNEEDEKQKIHSCPQCHKTFRPRPALEKSTMLAALVEQLKKTGLQAAPADHCYAGPEDVACDVCTGRKLKAIKSCLSCPASYCEKHLQPHYDAAPLKKHKLVAPSKKLQDNICSRHDEVMKIFCRTDQQSICYLCTMDEHKGHETVPAAAERTEKQKELEVRRLNIQQRIQEREKDVKLLQQEVEAINGSADKAVEDSEKMFTELIRLIQKRSSDVKQQVRSQQETEVSRVKELQEKLEQEIAELKRKDGELEQLSHTEDHNQFLHNYPSLSALSESTHSSSINIRPLRYFEDVTAAVSETRDKLQDILREEWTNISLTVTEVDVLLSPPEPKTRAGFLKYSRQITLDPNTAHRRLLLSERNKKTTFMKQKQSYSDHPDRFSEWERVLSRESLTGRCYWEVEWRGRGVDVAVAYKNISRAGSSNECAFGGNDKSWSLCCETNSYVLWHNNVHTDLSGPQSSRVGVYLDHRAGILSFYSVSETMTLLHRVQTTFTQPLYAGVRLLDHGDTAAFIKVK